One genomic region from Balaenoptera acutorostrata chromosome 1, mBalAcu1.1, whole genome shotgun sequence encodes:
- the LOC103012550 gene encoding purine nucleoside phosphorylase-like — protein sequence MMQGRFHMYEGYPLWKVTFPVRVFQLLGVDTLVVTNAAGGLNPKFEVGDIMLIHDHINLPGFCGENPLRGPNDERFGVRFPAMSDAYDWDMRQKAHSTWKQMGEQRELQEGTYVMVAGPTFETVAECRLLQKLGADAVGMSTVPEVIVARHCGLRVFGFSLITNKVIWDYESQEEANHKEVLEAGKQAAQKLEQFVSILRASIPLPDNAS from the coding sequence ATGATGCAGGGCAGGTTCCACATGTATGAAGGCTACCCGCTCTGGAAGGTGACGTTCCCAGTGAGGGTTTTCCAGCTTCTGGGTGTGGACACCCTAGTGGTCACCAATGCAGCTGGAGGGCTCAACCCCAAGTTTGAGGTTGGAGATATCATGCTGATCCACGATCACATCAATCTACCTGGTTTCTGCGGTGAGAACCCTCTCAGAGGGCCCAATGATGAAAGGTTTGGAGTTCGTTTCCCTGCCATGTCTGATGCCTATGACTGGGATATGAGGCAGAAGGCTCACAGTACCTGGAAACAAATGGGAGAGCAGAGAGAGTTACAGGAAGGAACCTATGTGATGGTGGCAGGCCCCACCTTTGAGACTGTGGCAGAGTGTCGTCTGCTGCAGAAGCTGGGGGCAGATGCTGTTGGCATGAGCACAGTACCAGAAGTTATAGTTGCAAGGCACTGTGGTCTTCGAGTCTTTGGCTTCTCTCTCATCACTAACAAGGTCATCTGGGATTATGAAAGCCAGGAGGAGGCTAATCACAAAGAAGTACTAGAGGCCGGGAAGCAAGCTGCACAGAAATTGGAGCAATTTGTCTCCATTCTTAGGGCTAGCATTCCACTGCCTGACAATGCCAGTTAA